In Planococcus shixiaomingii, the DNA window ATTAATTGACGGATGGCGCTTATCCTCCTTTCTTTGGCATTGGGACTGCCTGTTTTTCTCACTTTATTTATTCTCTAACTGGATGGGATTTCCTTCTTCTTTTACATCAAAAATTTACGAATTTGAAAGAAAAAAGGGAATTCCGTTAAAGAAGAGAATTGTTACTTGATGGAGAATCACATTTTGCTGAAAAGGAGAATGTAAGATGGGAAAAATCGTTGTACCGATGTATATAACGCTGGATGGGGTTATGGAAAAACCGGCATGGAGCGCTCCGTATTGGAACGAAGAAGTGGAAAATTTCCAAAACACACTTCTTCACGCTTGTGATTCCTTGCTGCTCGGACGCGTCACTTATGAAGAATTTGCAGAATACTGGCCGACAGCGAAAGATGAACAAGGCTTTGCGGAACGGATGAACAGTCTGCCAAAATTTGTCGCCTCACAAACGTTGGAAACCTCTGAATGGAATGCGACATTCCTTAAGGGAGATGTAGTCGAAGAAGTAAAGAAACTGAAACAAAACGACCACAATATGCTGGTATATGGCAGCGCTATGCTTGTCCAAACGCTTTTGGACCACGATTTAGTGGATGAACTGCATTTGATCATCTGCCCGTTGGTGCTTGGCGAAGGAAAACGGCTATTCAAAGAAGGCCAGGCACAAAAGAAATTCTCTTTGGGCATCAGCAAAGACACGGCCACCGGTGTTGTCATTTCTAGCTATGTTGCGGCGGAAATTTAGCAATACAAAAAAGGCTGTCGAGAAACTCTCCTCAGCTTTTTCATTGCGCTCCAGGCGGACGCTTTTCGCGGGCACGGCCTCAGCCGCTTCCTTCGCTTCGCTCCGTCCAGGGTCTTCGTCTCGTGCTGTCCCGCTGGAGTCGCCGCCTTCCGCTTCATTCAGCGGTTTATTAGAGCATAAGAGTTTTATATAGGTATCATAAATCTCTCTCTTTTGTCACCAAGTGAAATAATCATAAAATCTCTAGAGTAAATAAAAGAAACTAGCTTTGTTCCCACCGTGTGGCTATGGAGCGAAACAGCGGAGAAAACATGTGCTCCTGCAGCGCTGCGCGCTTCGTCGCAAAGATATGGCCCAAACTCCTTTGGACCATATCTTCGCAGCTGTTTTGCGGAATAGCCATGTGGTCATTTCCTTGTCCATTTATTATTAGGGTTATTTAACAATCTGACAAAAAGGCTCCTGTATTAGGAGCCTTTTTCAGGTTTTCGCAAATTTATGTTTTGCATAGACATACGTAACCGCTAATGCAATAACAAGAACGCCGCCTTTAATAATGTCAAACGCGTAATACGGCAAGTTCAAGATGGTCAAGCCGTTCAGTAAAATACCGATGACCGCTGCACCGAAAAACGTTCCGAGAGCGTTCGGCTTTCCTGCCCCAAGTACCGAGTAGCCGACAAAAACAGCAGCAATTGCTTCCATCATCAACGGTGCTCCAGCGTCAATCTGCCCCGATCCGACACGTGCTGTAAATAAAATTCCCGCCATTGAAGCAAAAACGCCGGATACTACGTATGCTGCAAATTTCACTTTTTTAACATTGACTCCGGACAGCGTCGCCGCTTCCGCGTTGCCCCCGGTCATCTGCATAATGCGTCCCCAACGGGTATGGTTCAGTATGACGTAGGTCGCCAAAACCATTACCAGCATAATCCAAACAGGCACCGGCAAGCCGAGCATTTTCCCTTGGCCAATCCATAGGAACGCTTCGGACATTTGCCCTGGCGCCGTCCCGCCGGATGTCAGCGGCATATTATTATAAATCGAGTACCCTTCCGTATAAGTCCGGTGGAGCCCCGCGACAATGTACATCATGCCCAGTGTTGCCAATAAATCCGGAATTCCGATGACTACAATCAGTAAGCTATTAACTACGCCAACTAATACACCAACCAGCAATGGCAATAGCAATACAAGCCAAAGCGGCATTTCGTACCAGACCATCAGCGAAGCCGTTACGACAGTCGACAGCGACATGGTGGAACCGACTGATAAGTCAAAGCCATCCACTACCAAAGTAAAGGTTACGCCTAGCGCCAACAGCGTCACAATGGAAATCGATCGCAAAATATCCGTGAAGTTTCCATATGTTAAAAAAGCATCACTAATCGTGCTAAAGTAAAAAACAATAAAGGCCAATAGCGCAATCGCGCCATATTTAAACAGAAATTGGATTGCGTTCTCTTTCGCTGAGCTCTTCTTTTCCACCGCTTGCATATAACAAAATCCTTTCCTGGGTCGCTTCTTCTCGTGAAAATTCTTTCACGATCTGCCCGTTATACATAACCAAAATCCTGTCTGAAATTCCAATGGCTTCATGAATTTCACTAGAAAAATAAAGGCAGCCTTTGCCGCTTGCGGCCAGTTGGCGGATCAACTTAAAAATATCGACCTTTGCGCCGATATCGACGCCTTTCGTCGGCTCATCAAACAAGTACAAACTGGAATCGAGTGAAATCCATTTGCCGATCGCCACTTTTTGTTGATTGCCACCGCTTAAATGGACAAGCGGTGTATCTGTATTGTCCGTCTTAATGCGCAAACGGTTAATAATATCCAGCGCAAACTCTTTTTCCGCCGCTTTGTTCATAAACAAGCCGCGAGAGAATTTCCGCAAATTCGGGAATGAGGCATTGGTTTGAAGCGATTCATGCACAAAAAGCCCTTCTTTTCTACGCTCTTCCGGAATGAGTGCCATTCCAGCTTTGATGGCATCTTCAGGGTGCCTTAACTTAACCGTTTTTCCCGCTAATTGTACGCTCCCCTTCAGCTGCGGAGAACTGCCAAACAAAGCTTTGGCCAGTTCGGTTTTACCGGCTCCGACAAGGCCCACTACACCAACAATTTCCCCTTCTGCCACTTCCAACGAAATGTTCTTCAGTTTTTCGTCATCGGACAAGCCGCTTACTTGCAGCAATTGTCCGCCAATCGGATGGCTGCGGCTGATCAATTCATTGCTCAGCGTAGCACCCAGCATCGCGCCGACAATCTGGTCTTGGTCGGCATGCGCCGTTTCAAAAGTTTTTACTACTGTCCCTTCCCGCATGACAGTAATCCGATCACTGATTTCGAATACTTCCGGCAAACGGTGAGAGATAAAGACGCAGCCGACTCCTTCCGCTTTCAATTTCTGGATGACTGAAAACAGCTTCTCTGATTCACGGATTGATAAAGGAGCAGTCGGTTCATCAAAAATAATTATTTTTGCTGAATGGACGAGGGCCCGCGCAATAAGCACCAATTGCTTTTCAGCGAGCGTCAGCTGAGCCGCTTTTTGCTGTACCGGGATAGTGTCCGCCTGCAATTCTTTTAATACCGCTTTTGCTTGTGCATGTATCTTCTTTTTGGAAAGAAATACATTTTTGCCTGCCGCAAACGTATCCAGCAAAATATTTTCTGCTACGGAAAGTTCCGCGACAATGGCGGTGTCCACTTCCTGGTAAACGCAATAAATACCTTGTTCTTTCGCTGCTTTCGGTGATTGCAGGCGAATATCCTTTCCTTCCAGCAACAAATCCCCACTGTCTTGCGGGTAAACTCCTGACAAAACTTTCATAAGCGTACTTTTTCCAGCCCCATTCACACCGAGCAAGGCATGGACTTCACCTTTTTTCAAATGGAAATTAGCTTCTTCAAGCGCCTTCACTTTTCCGAATGTTTTATGGATGTTGTTCATCGACAATAAGTGATTTTCCATGAACTTGCTCCTTTCTGAGAAAAGAGCCGCCCTGATGGCGGGCAGCTCTCGACGTGATAGATTACTGGCCTTCCAACTCCCGAAGTGCATCTGTGTAGCCTTGATCACTTGAGCCCCAGCCTTCAATATGGTCACTGAGTTCTGCTGTCGTCACTGTTTCTTCCGGCAGTTTTTCAGCATCAACAAAGACAGGATTCAGGACAATTTTCTCTTCCGGATTTTCTCCGTTAATTTTCTGGTACAAATAACGCACTTGGATGCGGCCAATGTCAATCGGATCTACAGCAGCCGAAGCAACCCACGGGCTGTTTTCTTTTTGCATCATCTGCAAGTCCTCGTCACTCATATCAATGCCATATACTTTAATATCTGTACGCCCGGCTTGCTCAA includes these proteins:
- a CDS encoding dihydrofolate reductase family protein, which encodes MGKIVVPMYITLDGVMEKPAWSAPYWNEEVENFQNTLLHACDSLLLGRVTYEEFAEYWPTAKDEQGFAERMNSLPKFVASQTLETSEWNATFLKGDVVEEVKKLKQNDHNMLVYGSAMLVQTLLDHDLVDELHLIICPLVLGEGKRLFKEGQAQKKFSLGISKDTATGVVISSYVAAEI
- a CDS encoding ABC transporter permease, producing the protein MQAVEKKSSAKENAIQFLFKYGAIALLAFIVFYFSTISDAFLTYGNFTDILRSISIVTLLALGVTFTLVVDGFDLSVGSTMSLSTVVTASLMVWYEMPLWLVLLLPLLVGVLVGVVNSLLIVVIGIPDLLATLGMMYIVAGLHRTYTEGYSIYNNMPLTSGGTAPGQMSEAFLWIGQGKMLGLPVPVWIMLVMVLATYVILNHTRWGRIMQMTGGNAEAATLSGVNVKKVKFAAYVVSGVFASMAGILFTARVGSGQIDAGAPLMMEAIAAVFVGYSVLGAGKPNALGTFFGAAVIGILLNGLTILNLPYYAFDIIKGGVLVIALAVTYVYAKHKFAKT
- a CDS encoding sugar ABC transporter ATP-binding protein, translating into MENHLLSMNNIHKTFGKVKALEEANFHLKKGEVHALLGVNGAGKSTLMKVLSGVYPQDSGDLLLEGKDIRLQSPKAAKEQGIYCVYQEVDTAIVAELSVAENILLDTFAAGKNVFLSKKKIHAQAKAVLKELQADTIPVQQKAAQLTLAEKQLVLIARALVHSAKIIIFDEPTAPLSIRESEKLFSVIQKLKAEGVGCVFISHRLPEVFEISDRITVMREGTVVKTFETAHADQDQIVGAMLGATLSNELISRSHPIGGQLLQVSGLSDDEKLKNISLEVAEGEIVGVVGLVGAGKTELAKALFGSSPQLKGSVQLAGKTVKLRHPEDAIKAGMALIPEERRKEGLFVHESLQTNASFPNLRKFSRGLFMNKAAEKEFALDIINRLRIKTDNTDTPLVHLSGGNQQKVAIGKWISLDSSLYLFDEPTKGVDIGAKVDIFKLIRQLAASGKGCLYFSSEIHEAIGISDRILVMYNGQIVKEFSREEATQERILLYASGGKEELSERERNPISV